The sequence TGTGCCAGATCCATCACATAAGGCAATCCATCACTGTCAATGGACCCCATACATATAAATTTGTACAAGCCTGAAGGTCCTGTATAGGAAGCAGCAACACAGAACAGACATGGGCCCAAATCTTGAAAGTTCCCTGGGTCACAGACATTTTATCATCTACAGGATCACTCACACATTCAATACTTGGTTGAGAAATTTAAACTCAACTTCAGTGCAAACACATATTACAATCAGGGGAAACAGAGAAACTAAAATCTGAACAGTTGCTTCCTTTTTTCTGTTTGTTCCTTTCAATAACCCCCACCCATCCACGTACAAATAATTGTGAAATACTTAGGCCTCCAGAGTGTGGAGCGCAGCAATCCCCAAACTGCAGAAGAATAAACCAGAGACAAGTGACAAGTGTTTTTATTATTCCAAACCTTGCTGCACattcccactgggggcagcacaataatGATAAATGCTTtagaaagtgcaaaaaaaaataatactgataagccccgcccctgaggagctGGAGGATCCACATAAAAGGAGAATACTGAAGAGTTGAAGCAAATGAAAGTCAAAAGAAGTCACAGTTATATCAAACACTGATAAAGTCCTTATACTGCAAACAGTAAATACATGCACAGCGCTCATGACAACAGCTTCACAATGTCAAAGTGACCATGTgacccacagcaaccaaccagTGTCCATATTTTACTTGTTCAGTGCAGTTCAGAGtgaaagctgagatgtgattggccATTCTGGGTTACATAGTCCAACCTCCCCTATTTCTCATATGCCAGACTCTAGGGTCGGTTATCGAAACTAGAAATAATACTTGCTGACAGAACAGCCtgaagtgattaatttcatatcCTGCAAGAGTGACTGCCAAGAAAACTTAAAGGATCAAGCTGAGTACGATATAAACAGTAATAAATCTTACTGTGGACCTCTGTGCAAGCAGCCATCTTGTAGGATCCCACATTGTGGCATTTAGCAATGCTCAAGGCAATATTACAAATTCATGATGGAGTCTCCATTGCAGTTTAGGAGACTGTCAGAGTATTAGAAAGCCTTAAACATTTAGTccattgtaactagagatgagcgaacctggagcatgctcgagtcgatccgaacctgaactttcggcatttgattagcggtggctgctgaagttggataaagccctaaggctatgtggaaaacatggatatagtcattggctgtatccatgttttccagacaaccttagagctttatccaagttcagcagccccagctaatcaaatactgaacgctcgggttcggatcgactcgaacccgaacccagttcgctcatctctaattgtaacctCCTCAAAAGACACCTCCACATGCATGtttgcatgttttccaggctgaAACCCCCACCAATAGGCTGGTTTCATACCATATTTACTGTTTTCATTGTGATTGATCCATTCAACAATACATAGGATATATGTCCAGCTAAAATTTGCATACTGTATGTCAAATCTATTCAAAGTATAAGAAGATGGACTGTACTGTATGGCATCAAATAGCATCTGTTTTTACCGTCCATTTCTGTTTTTTTCAATGGAAAAGACTCCCCCCTATCCCTACCTATCCTTTTCATGATCCTGCTGGATTCATTTAAAACAATAGTCACTTTtcttcatggtttttttttttagagcaaatgaaaaaaacagataCTCTGGATtggcaaaaaaaaccaaaacaacatactgtgaaaccagccttaactTTTCCTGTTCTCAAGATTGTAAACTAAATAGACTCTgttcattgacagcaagcagagctctGGGAGACTGGGACACAGTTAAAGCGTACCTGCAAGGAGGAGACAACTGCATGCGCCTCTCCatgctctgtgtaaacaggatggctttatagacttacattatgtgtcAGACTTttcccagctcattctcctgatcggtacaggtctgaacactcagattctGATCGATCAAAACTTATGAcgtgtctatgacatgtcaaaagttttttctaatgacatgTACTCTTTTAGGCAAGGTCAAAAAAGCAAGCTGCAGAACTTTCCATGCTAGATATTAATTTGGCCAATATGGTCACTCTCTAATACACAGGAAATAAGGGAGAGCCCTACGATTCATTGCTGCCCTCAGGACAGGTCACTCTTAACTCTCAGTGGACAAAGCAAATAAAAGGGTCAATCGGACAAATacagagcagctgataagacaGATCCAGAAAATGTCTCCGACTGGCTCATGAAAGATAGTACAAGGCCAGCTTTATACGTTTCAGCAGATTGTCATTAATAAGCCCCCACCCTCTGCACTGTCCAGAAATTGGGGTGCCCTGTGCTTAGCTAAATACAGAGTGCATTCAGCTCACACAAAACTGTAGCGACATTCAGAGATAAAGTCTGATGACATATTTCCTTATCATCAGTGTACCCGATTCATAACAATGTGGAGACTCCCAGAAGGTGCAGAGAGCGCATTGTCCAGTCGCTCCCAAATCTGCACAAGTAACAAAATCAACCCTGAAGAAGAATTCAGCATTTACAATAAGAGTCAACCTCTGGAGCCATGATCAAGCCCTGGGAGACTCCACATCAGAACCATCAGCTCCAGAAACATGGAAGCTTTTCCCAACTTCTGTAGAGCCTGGACCTTCTATTACAACTGAAGGTGGGCCACATTTACATTGACTGGCCGTTGTACACCTTGATTTTTCCTTCCCGGGAAAGTGTGTCAATAAGCTGGGCCTCAAAGTCTGCGTCATGCACTCCAGTTTTACGAAATTCACCAGCATAGCGATTGTTTTCCCAATAGTGATGCCAGTTTCCCCGATTGTCTGCGCCAAAACCAAATACATTCACCTAATGGAGGAAAATACACAATGGTTAATAAAAAACAACCAAAAGGATGAAGCACATATTAGTAAGACGCCAGTCACAATGCAGAACCTGCACGCACCTCGTCACAAACATGAAGTGCGAAAAACAGAACCAGCATGCCAGTAGAGGGGTAGCGGCCATGGTGCTCTGTCCAGCGGTCAtggatatatttaaaaaatgcagGATTATAGATCTGAACCTGAGGAATAGAAGTTAGAATATGATAGTGTGTTCAACAAATTTATTTTTTCCCTCCCCAGCTCCATCAATCTTGCCAAACCGCCAACCCATGACTCTTTATTCTATTCCCTTCCCTCCtcatactttattattattattatcatttatttaaaaattccagagtgctatataAGCAATGGGGGTAACAatcaggaacaatacaagatcaaagcacattacatgaaggcaagtAGCAGaatggtacatgggggaagaggaccctgcccgcgagggcttacaatcttacCACATCAACCCTCTCACTGCTTTTCTCCACTTACTTATTAAAAACCTGGACTAGGTTTGGCCAACTCTCTAGTATGTATGgcggtctcctgactctctacctACAGATAATGTCAGTGGAGAGAAGAGTATGGCATGATTTTCAATGCCTGATAGAAGAACGTTTGACTGTGACGAATGTTCATGTGTACGTGGAagtcgggagagataactgttggtcGAACAACAGTTATTTAAAGTGTATGTCCACCTTAAGATGGAGCCCCAATAATGCTAAGAATCCACTGAAGCGGACAACCACACGTTTCAGAACTGATCCCACAATCTGCATCCTCACCTTGTCCTTGTCCACCCGCAGGAACGCCTTTACTGGAGCATATGTGCTGTAAGGAGAAGACATGCAGCGGCCAGTGAATAAATCACCAGTACGATCAAAATTCGAAAACACAAGTATACTAGATTATAAAGGCCACAAGAACCTTTCAGGAAACAATTAGACATCGCTTTGTTCTCATCAAAGCGCAGTTGTGTACATTCCCTCATTAACGTAACCCCTGATCAACTATCCGGTACTTACAAGCGGATCTGTCCCGTGGAGAGAGCGCTGGTGATCCACAGGAGATCCAGAGCTTTGAATGGCACAAGAACAAAGCTCACGTTGGCAGGGAGATTTTTAGCACTTTCCGGGTACATGAAGTGGTGAGTGGTTTTGGAGCCAACATCATTCTCAAAGCCAAGTGTTGGAGCCTGGTTTATCCTGACAGATAAGAGGTATGGGGATAGATTCAGGATAGGGAGCAGGCGTTGGTAGCACAGATCACTGTATCATGTAACCATGGCCAATAACTATGCCCTTCAAATCTATGAGATGCATGAAATAGGTTCAGTCTTATGCCTTATGCATCCTACCTCATGATGAAACTATGGCTGTCAATTTCTTTCCCGTAACCAGATCCTCGCAGGTTGCCGGAATTGCCAACCACAGCACAGCGACGGCACAGAAGAGGGTCCTGCTGCTTGTAGGGGTTGTGCCCAGGAATGATCTGGAAGAGTTGGGTCAGGATCTCCAGGGTGTTGTGGGACCGGAACTGTGGCTGCAGCATCTGAGGGGGACAGCACAAATCATATATAATGTGGTATCCAGGCACTTAATAGGGCAAAAGTAGCAAACAATAAGATGCCTGACAACCAACATGCTTGGTGTTACAATGGCAACTAGTGCTGCTACCCAGCTTTTCTATGGTTCCAAGTAGCAAGATAACTAGTTCTACATTGACAGTCAGACAGAGAGGATGCATCTGTTCATAACTAAACAGATATTCAATTTAGGAACAGGTGGTTGACATGTCCTATGGAATCCCTAACACAGACCTATCATGTTTTACTCAGTATTCCTATACAGCTACCCCCACAGtaatgtccaaaaataataatctacaattagaaaataaaaacagacttGAAAATGGCATATGTATCTGTAACTGGTTCTATTCAGTAAAATTATTAAGGCGCCACTttgcctttaacctcttaaagtgGTTTTGTCACCTTCCTTCCTCTATGTGTGGTTTCTGCACCATCCACATACTTAGATgcagcacatttgatatatacctgtatataccttgTCTGTTTCTTCTTTCTGCTGTAAAATCGCTTAATTTTATCGACGAACAGTGTGGCCTGGGCGGGGTTTCATGGCAGTTGGCCCCTCCTCTTGCAGTAAAGAGATGGCCTAaaatgccatgaagccccacctaggtgacactgttcactgaagaaatgaagcgattttacagcagaaaaaaagaaacagacaagttatatacaggtatatcaaATGTGAAACCTTGTTGATTAAtccaatttaaagtgacactgtgacccccctttttgcattctgacttctctacacaagtgtaaagggtaattttagcagttttcataccttattttatatcatacgtcatggtgcttgttacagtaaaaagtgatcttttatcaactgtagaTTGTGCTACGTAGAATTCACAGCAACAGccccacttagccctgcccacagaaCCACTGTTGGCCACGCCCCTCAGTGACGTCATCTGCacatagacctttaggccagcctgttccaatggtcggtgaggggcggggcctatatgCCTATTGCGTCATGGATGGTGCGGAACCAATGGTGGCGATGTGGGCGGGCCAAGTGGCGCTTTTGTTGTGAAGTCCCGCCCacatagcacaatctgcagttgattaaagatcactttttacttgaacaagcactatgacgtatgatataaaatagggtatgaaaacgGCTAGCTTTACCTTTCACACCTGTGTAgataagtcagaatgcaaaacgggggtgacagtgtcacttaaaatgtttgtgtttttgttgttttcCTCCTCAATTTCTAACAGCTATAACTTTTTCCATCAACATTGTCGTATAAGggcatttttttgtattttgtaacgACTTTCAATCTACCACATATGATGAAACCCCAAAAGTTTCAtaaacgtcttttttttttttttttttttatgcaatgcactttgtggtaaaactgacatcttGACATCTTTATTTTGAGATCGGTTGGTACGATACTCATCTTTGcattttttactattattttaaaagcagtaaaactCTTTTACAACTAATTATTCATTGCCCTATTGTGATGCTACAAcagtttcatttttccacctacaaagctGTTTGGAGGCTCATTTTCTGCGCCATGATCCATTGTTATTAGTACCATACTGggattttttactgctttttattaattttctgtATAATGTGATAAAaagtcagcaatcctggtgtttccacccctctttttgtttacatgATATTATGCTATTGCATAGTATCTATGAGTAAGATAATTGCTCTGCTACTGAGGCAGACTCTGGTAACAGATCAGCTCTCGGACAGAGCACAGAGGTAAGGAAAAGACCTCCAGTGATCAGGGAAACCACAAAGTGTACAGCAGTTCTGTACTGACTAGACCCCTGTCCACACAGTAAAATCACCACCAAAGGAAACAGTGGCTGATGCACAGCGCTCTCCTTGATGTCGCAAACATCATTGGTGCCCATCATTTCTGCTCATCATAAATAGACTTCCATCACTGAACAGCACTGAAACCCACTGGTCCCTCGTCCAGCATAGAAAGACAGCGCTATGCATCAGCCACTAAGGCAACTTGTGACTAGCATGAGACATTGTTCAAGCTGTAATAAATGCTCAtaagggcacatgacaagttatcaAGACATTTTTGTTGGGGcatacccaccactggtgttggcttttgtttttATAAAATGTTTGAGATGAGAAAATCACCATAACATGCTACAACTTGCCCTACTTTCATCATTTAAAAATTTCACGCTGCTGTGATATTGTGTTTTCTATATATTTCTCCCACAGGCCAAATATCTCTAACTTTTAGAGAGTAGTGTATATGCATGTGgtgcacatctgattttaccaactttgcttcatgacacaacCTTTTTAACACATGAACATCATTGTTAAGGGGAACTCTGCCTAGACAGACTaatgatctaaataactgaattcTAAGGCTGTGTAGTATATGTGGAGGAATTATTCTCTAGATTTTTAGGTAATACATAGGATGAAATCTGTGGCAAAGTCACAATATCCACGCGTAAA is a genomic window of Dendropsophus ebraccatus isolate aDenEbr1 chromosome 4, aDenEbr1.pat, whole genome shotgun sequence containing:
- the ST3GAL2 gene encoding CMP-N-acetylneuraminate-beta-galactosamide-alpha-2,3-sialyltransferase 2: MLPHFWDTWSLHSLVSAARALRCARVEAHAVERWDARSPGKGSLGVVVRMRCSLRIWLLSTSVLLFIMSLLFTFSHNGTDAPLYSELGGWVSAEGHPVRLVPGYPGVRHRPPTPQLSKGCSCRHCLRQPGDSAWFDTHYNAAISPVWTLENRELPADVQHWWMMLQPQFRSHNTLEILTQLFQIIPGHNPYKQQDPLLCRRCAVVGNSGNLRGSGYGKEIDSHSFIMRINQAPTLGFENDVGSKTTHHFMYPESAKNLPANVSFVLVPFKALDLLWITSALSTGQIRFTYAPVKAFLRVDKDKVQIYNPAFFKYIHDRWTEHHGRYPSTGMLVLFFALHVCDEVNVFGFGADNRGNWHHYWENNRYAGEFRKTGVHDADFEAQLIDTLSREGKIKVYNGQSM